Proteins found in one Crassostrea angulata isolate pt1a10 chromosome 3, ASM2561291v2, whole genome shotgun sequence genomic segment:
- the LOC128177978 gene encoding uncharacterized protein LOC128177978 — MEKMLYFGDDDLRQAMERMDQLSHLKLKLGAAQYLEDLRKDVLADNYRTEEETEREQEQRTVKSQRIIQKLQVEILKKILPMNRSSQMAVKWMKTIKENHVKMATVQMELLKKLRQHDANNFFEESNGELEEKNQFDILPMNLNERNEEKQLELVTNDKNAQLINKIQVDLLRTILPMDRSARMAVKYMKIIRESRTKMLTIQEELLKKLAERKADCMTQSLGKLENEIQIKWRTALDAWDKEKRNRLVFSILVEQVRRIRSRRCPQMAGKIMKKLQDRHLICEKLLEELMKRVNERKIVWQAKETAQKELMKEIKRKEEMKERQNRLQMEIMSFIPRKLFLNGVESFKTVPKAKPEIAAKVENGRKEEQTISHSNENKYEPQMKRGTKSKATLKNRLKRFFGFH, encoded by the exons ATGGAGAAGATGCTGTATTTTGGAGATGACGATTTGCGCCAAGCG ATGGAAAGAATGGATCAACTGTCACATTTGAAGTTGAAGTTGGGAGCAGCTCAATATCTC GAGGACCTTCGCAAAGATGTTCTCGCTGACAACTACAGAACAGAGGAAGAAACCGAGAGAGAACAAGAG cAGAGGACCGTCAAAAGCCAAAGAATCATTCAAAAACTTCAAGTAGAAATACTG AAGAAGATTCTTCCCATGAACAGAAGTTCTCAGATGGCTGTTAAGTGGATG AAAACCATCAAAGAAAACCATGTCAAAATGGCTACTGTCCAAATGGAGCTACTG aaaaaactTCGACAACACGATGCCAACAATTTCTTTGAAGAGTCTAATGGAGAATTAGAG GAAAAGAATCAATTTGACATTCTTCCAATGAACCTGAATGAAAGAAATGAGGAGAAACAACTTGAG CTAGtgacaaatgataaaaatgccCAGCTGATCAACAAGATCCAAGTAGATTTGTTg AGAACAATTCTACCGATGGATAGAAGTGCAAGAATGGCCGTAAAATATATG AAAATTATCCGGGAAAGTCGCACAAAGATGTTAACGATTCAAGAGGAACTTCTC aaaaagttAGCGGAAAGAAAAGCCGATTGCATGACACAATCACTTGGAAAATTGGAG AACGAAATCCAGATAAAATGGAGGACAGCACTAGATGCATGG GACAAAGAGAAGAGAAATCGATTGGTATTCTCCATCCTCGTTGAACAAGTG AGAAGAATAAGGTCGAGAAGGTGCCCACAAATGGCGGGGAAAATTATG aaaaaactACAAGACCGCCATCTAATTTGCGAAAAGCTTCTGGAAGAGCTAATG aaaagggttaatgaaagaaaaatagtGTGGCAAGCAAAGGAGACGGCTCAGAAGGAATTAATG aaggaaataaaaagaaaagaagaaatgaAAGAAAGGCAAAACAGACTACAGATGGAAATAATG agCTTTATTCCTCGCAAATTGTTCCTCAACGGGGTTGAATCGTTCAAGACTGTCCCAAAGGCAAAG CCCGAGATTGCAGCCAAAGTTGAAAATGGAAGGAAGGAGGAACAGACTATTAGCCACTCTAACGAAAACAAATACGAACCCCAGATGAAG AGAGGGACAAAGTCAAAAGCAACGCTAAAAAACCGACTGAAGAGATTTTTCGGGTTCCACTGA